The Hymenobacter sp. DG01 genome has a segment encoding these proteins:
- a CDS encoding TolC family protein, which produces MKPFLWLLPVVGLLHQPAAAQAPAPALTLPSVIDLALNQSAAAKQTQTTRDKSYWVWRTYQANYRPQLGLQGTLPGFSRAVTPVVQPDGTTDFRAVRINNSNLALSVTQNIGLTGGQVFVASEVQRFDDFNGRLKRYNNQPVAIGLTQPLGKFNGLKWDRRIEPLRYEESQRQYVEERESIAQRITELYFDVLEQQVNAEVASQNVQANEELLRIGKERYQLGRLSQSDLLRLELNLLNARQAMAQGQLDAQNAAVSLQSYTGLQAATIRLAVPPAAPRLVVLAEQALAQARQNRSVVLAFRRRLLQAEREVALARGTTGFQATLSANLGYVNQAGNLWDTYLALQNQQQVQLTFALPLVDWGKQKSIVKTAELTRRQVQTDVAQEETSFELNVQVQATQLATLSEQLNLSARADSLAQQRYTIAQATYKVGRISLTDLTIASAEKDQARRAYILALRAAWVAHYRLRALTLYDFERQLPLAAK; this is translated from the coding sequence ATGAAGCCTTTCCTGTGGCTGCTGCCCGTAGTAGGGCTCCTGCACCAACCGGCCGCCGCGCAGGCTCCGGCTCCCGCCCTCACGCTACCCAGCGTCATCGACCTGGCCCTGAACCAGTCGGCCGCCGCGAAGCAAACCCAAACCACCCGCGACAAAAGCTACTGGGTGTGGCGCACTTACCAGGCCAACTACCGCCCGCAGTTAGGCTTGCAGGGCACGCTGCCGGGCTTCAGCCGCGCCGTGACGCCCGTAGTACAGCCCGATGGCACCACTGATTTCCGGGCCGTGCGCATCAACAACTCCAACCTGGCTTTATCGGTAACCCAGAACATTGGCCTGACGGGCGGGCAGGTGTTTGTGGCCTCCGAGGTGCAGCGCTTCGACGATTTCAATGGCCGCCTGAAGCGCTACAACAACCAGCCCGTGGCCATCGGCCTGACCCAGCCCCTGGGCAAGTTCAACGGCCTGAAGTGGGACCGGCGCATTGAGCCCCTGCGCTACGAAGAAAGTCAGCGCCAGTACGTGGAGGAGCGCGAAAGCATTGCCCAGCGCATCACGGAGCTGTATTTTGATGTGCTGGAACAGCAGGTAAACGCCGAGGTAGCCAGCCAGAACGTGCAGGCCAACGAGGAGCTGCTGCGGATAGGGAAGGAGCGCTACCAACTGGGCCGCCTCTCCCAAAGCGACCTGCTGCGGCTAGAGCTCAACTTGCTGAACGCCCGCCAGGCCATGGCCCAGGGGCAGCTTGATGCCCAGAATGCCGCCGTGAGTCTGCAGAGCTACACCGGGCTGCAAGCCGCAACTATACGGCTGGCGGTGCCGCCCGCCGCGCCGCGCCTGGTAGTGCTCGCCGAGCAGGCTTTGGCCCAGGCCCGCCAGAACCGGAGCGTGGTGCTGGCCTTCCGGCGGCGGCTGTTGCAGGCCGAGCGGGAAGTGGCCCTGGCCCGTGGTACCACAGGCTTTCAGGCCACGCTGTCGGCTAATCTGGGCTACGTAAACCAGGCCGGCAACCTCTGGGATACCTACCTGGCCCTGCAAAACCAGCAGCAGGTGCAGCTCACGTTTGCCTTGCCGCTGGTAGATTGGGGTAAGCAGAAATCCATTGTGAAAACCGCCGAGCTGACCCGCCGCCAGGTGCAAACCGACGTAGCCCAGGAAGAAACTTCCTTCGAGCTGAATGTGCAGGTGCAGGCTACCCAGCTGGCTACCCTCAGTGAGCAGCTAAACCTCTCGGCCCGCGCCGACTCCCTGGCTCAGCAGCGCTACACCATTGCCCAGGCTACCTACAAAGTCGGCCGCATCAGCCTCACCGACCTCACCATTGCTTCCGCCGAAAAGGATCAGGCCCGCCGCGCCTACATCTTGGCCCTGCGCGCCGCCTGGGTAGCCCATTACCGTCTGCGCGCCCTCACCCTCTATGACTTCGAGCGGCAGCTGCCCCTGGCTGCGAAGTAG
- a CDS encoding serine hydrolase, giving the protein MLLLRSLTTALAFSVSTLCSLSAQAQAPAFTSYQQFNDSLIAQFNRGDFKASEASSSPALRQLEEAGSMTRFLTDLKAKTGRITATKALSEQGKRHEFEWRGEKQNLRVMLVSSAPGVLDDYTISDFIAQPNARTTPALTDNRQQSALDQAVHRAATLYMQHPDAAGLSIGIYQGGKMSFYNYGEVEKGSGRRPTAATYYDMGSVAKTFVGTLLAQAVLDKKLKLDDDIRKYLPGSYPNLAFEGEPVRVLHLANHTSGMPTTSQVYSPARKEWQSKMSLVERTAYYNQYSADSLLRDMHQFQLATKPGTTYRYNGVAMLVLQLLLERVYQQPYEQLVTKFVRTRFGMTDTKRVLSATEHQRYATGYDKQQQPQQHPNYTGYWGGPNMSSTAADLLKYAAANLAEREPAVRLAHQRTRGTEGEFGMGLGWMLDTDTNGRRRIYHDGQSIGFNTRFVVYPERNLGIVLLVNENISQSRLTQLEQYLQQELPSVASATLTKSAR; this is encoded by the coding sequence ATGCTACTCCTTCGCTCCCTGACAACCGCCCTGGCCTTCTCCGTTTCAACGCTGTGCAGCTTGTCTGCCCAGGCCCAGGCGCCCGCCTTTACTTCCTACCAGCAGTTCAACGACTCGCTGATTGCCCAGTTCAACCGCGGCGACTTTAAAGCCAGTGAAGCTTCCAGCAGCCCGGCCCTGCGCCAGCTGGAGGAGGCGGGCAGCATGACGCGGTTTCTGACGGACCTGAAAGCCAAAACCGGTCGGATTACGGCCACCAAGGCCCTGAGCGAGCAGGGCAAGCGCCATGAGTTTGAGTGGCGGGGCGAAAAGCAAAACCTGCGCGTGATGTTGGTGTCCTCGGCTCCTGGCGTGCTGGATGACTATACCATTTCGGATTTCATTGCCCAGCCCAACGCCCGTACTACCCCGGCCCTGACGGACAACCGCCAGCAAAGCGCCCTGGACCAGGCCGTGCACCGCGCCGCCACGCTCTACATGCAGCACCCCGATGCGGCCGGCCTTTCCATCGGTATCTACCAGGGAGGCAAGATGTCGTTTTACAACTACGGCGAAGTTGAAAAAGGCTCGGGCCGGCGGCCGACTGCCGCTACTTACTACGACATGGGTTCCGTGGCGAAAACCTTTGTGGGGACGTTGCTGGCGCAGGCTGTGCTGGATAAGAAGCTGAAGCTCGACGATGATATCCGGAAGTACCTGCCGGGTTCCTACCCCAACCTAGCCTTTGAAGGTGAGCCTGTCCGGGTGCTGCACCTGGCCAACCATACCTCCGGCATGCCCACCACGTCCCAGGTGTACAGCCCGGCCCGGAAGGAGTGGCAAAGCAAGATGAGCCTGGTAGAAAGAACGGCCTACTACAACCAGTATTCTGCCGACAGCCTGCTGCGCGACATGCATCAGTTTCAGCTCGCCACGAAGCCCGGTACTACCTACCGCTACAATGGGGTAGCCATGCTGGTGCTGCAGTTGCTGCTGGAGCGCGTGTACCAGCAGCCCTACGAGCAACTCGTGACCAAATTCGTCCGGACTCGCTTTGGCATGACGGACACGAAACGCGTTCTGTCGGCCACCGAGCACCAGCGTTACGCCACCGGCTACGATAAGCAACAGCAGCCCCAGCAACACCCCAACTACACTGGCTACTGGGGCGGGCCCAACATGAGCTCCACCGCCGCCGACCTTCTGAAGTACGCCGCGGCCAACTTAGCAGAGCGCGAGCCGGCCGTGCGCCTGGCGCACCAGCGCACCCGCGGTACCGAGGGAGAATTTGGCATGGGCCTGGGATGGATGCTGGACACCGATACCAACGGCCGCCGCCGGATTTACCACGATGGGCAGTCCATCGGCTTTAACACGCGCTTTGTGGTGTACCCCGAGCGAAATCTGGGCATTGTGCTGCTGGTAAACGAGAACATCAGCCAAAGCCGCCTGACCCAGCTGGAGCAGTACCTGCAGCAGGAGCTACCCTCCGTAGCCAGCGCTACCCTGACGAAGTCCGCACGCTAG
- a CDS encoding efflux RND transporter periplasmic adaptor subunit produces MDRAISSTTQARRQRHRWLVGAGAVLIVMLSLWAFRSVLKPSLNRNSILTARTETGDVEASLTAAGIIIPAHEAVITSPIQSTIRRVAVPVGSKVQPGQTILELDKELTNTALAKLQDEQQQNRNKNGQLQLSLEKALNDLRSQEQVQQVKVRSLQSALRDEQYLLKIGGGTSESVRQAELNLRVAQLELQRLGEQIRNQRAANAADVRELGFTMQIQDRSIAELAGKLQQANISSQQPGVLTWVNEDLGTTVQAGDALARVADLSRFRVRATISDTYADALHLQDPVVIRVNGTDLRGVISTISPAVEKGVVTFYANLTQDHHPALRANLRADVFVVTKSLHNVVRVKNGPFYQGGKEQPVFVVQDGKAVRRTVQFGESNFDYVQITGGLRAGEEVIVSDMKDHTETPELTIQD; encoded by the coding sequence ATGGACAGAGCCATATCTTCTACTACCCAAGCTCGCCGTCAGCGCCACCGCTGGCTGGTGGGGGCCGGGGCCGTTCTGATTGTTATGCTAAGCTTGTGGGCGTTCCGCAGCGTGCTCAAGCCCAGTCTCAACCGCAACAGCATCCTGACGGCCCGCACCGAAACCGGCGATGTAGAGGCCTCACTCACGGCCGCCGGCATCATTATTCCGGCTCATGAGGCGGTCATTACCAGCCCCATTCAGAGCACCATCCGGCGGGTAGCAGTGCCGGTGGGTAGCAAGGTGCAGCCCGGCCAAACTATTCTGGAACTGGACAAGGAGCTGACCAACACGGCTCTGGCCAAGCTCCAGGACGAGCAGCAGCAGAACCGCAACAAGAACGGCCAGCTGCAGCTCAGCCTCGAAAAAGCCCTCAACGACCTCCGCTCCCAGGAGCAGGTGCAGCAGGTGAAAGTCCGCAGCCTGCAGTCGGCCCTGCGCGACGAGCAATACCTGCTTAAAATTGGTGGCGGAACCTCCGAGAGCGTGCGCCAGGCCGAGCTGAACCTGCGGGTAGCCCAACTAGAGCTACAGCGCCTCGGGGAGCAGATCCGGAACCAGCGCGCCGCCAACGCCGCCGACGTGCGCGAGCTGGGCTTTACCATGCAGATTCAGGACCGCAGCATTGCCGAGCTGGCCGGCAAGCTGCAGCAGGCCAACATCAGCAGCCAGCAGCCTGGCGTGCTCACCTGGGTGAATGAGGACCTGGGCACCACCGTGCAGGCTGGCGACGCCCTGGCCCGCGTGGCCGACCTGAGCCGCTTCCGGGTGCGCGCCACCATTTCCGATACCTACGCCGACGCCCTCCACCTCCAGGACCCGGTAGTTATTCGGGTGAACGGCACCGATTTGCGGGGCGTCATCAGCACTATCAGTCCGGCTGTGGAGAAGGGGGTAGTCACGTTTTACGCCAACCTGACCCAAGACCACCACCCCGCCCTGCGCGCCAACCTGCGGGCCGATGTATTTGTGGTAACCAAATCCCTGCACAACGTGGTGCGCGTCAAAAACGGCCCTTTCTACCAAGGAGGCAAAGAGCAGCCCGTGTTTGTGGTGCAGGACGGCAAGGCTGTGCGCCGCACCGTGCAGTTCGGGGAAAGCAACTTCGACTACGTGCAGATAACCGGTGGCCTCAGGGCGGGCGAAGAAGTCATTGTGTCCGATATGAAGGACCACACCGAAACCCCCGAGCTGACCATTCAAGACTAA